In Candidatus Nitronauta litoralis, one DNA window encodes the following:
- a CDS encoding sigma-54-dependent Fis family transcriptional regulator: MSIKLKTGKYHLIGQSPAIQKVFDMVERAADSDSTVLICGESGTGKELIARALHHNSGRATQSFMPVNCGAIPGELLESELFGHEKGSFTGAINQRIGRLELAHDGTVFLDEIGDMPPTLQVKLLRVLAEGEIDRVGGTRPIPIDVRVIAATHRDLEASIENEKFREDLYYRLNVIPIHLPPLRERQEDIPHLVNHYLKVFNESKGKNVTGVDPQALKILCNYPWPGNIRELANFVERMVVLSRSGTLTPRDLPAKVLGDTPQENWAPHEEEVPGDSPAEFLRNNRQQPYFSGLPEEGISLKQVVEEFEKELIVEALDRTDWVKNKAAQVLGLNRTTLVEKLKKMKITRPG; the protein is encoded by the coding sequence ATGTCGATCAAGCTCAAAACCGGGAAATATCACCTCATCGGGCAAAGTCCTGCCATCCAGAAAGTGTTTGATATGGTGGAGCGGGCCGCCGATTCGGACAGCACCGTGCTGATCTGCGGTGAATCCGGAACTGGCAAGGAGCTCATTGCAAGGGCTTTGCACCACAATAGCGGCCGGGCAACACAATCCTTTATGCCGGTAAACTGCGGTGCTATTCCGGGTGAGTTACTGGAATCTGAACTGTTCGGTCATGAAAAAGGATCCTTCACCGGCGCGATCAACCAGCGCATCGGACGTCTGGAACTGGCGCACGATGGCACCGTGTTTCTGGATGAAATAGGAGACATGCCCCCCACGCTTCAGGTCAAACTGTTGCGGGTGCTGGCGGAAGGTGAAATCGACCGGGTGGGCGGCACCCGCCCTATTCCCATCGACGTCCGTGTCATTGCCGCGACCCATCGCGACCTGGAGGCGTCCATTGAAAACGAAAAATTCCGCGAAGACTTGTATTACCGTTTGAATGTTATTCCGATTCACCTGCCTCCATTACGCGAACGGCAGGAAGACATCCCTCATCTCGTAAACCACTACCTCAAGGTGTTCAACGAATCCAAGGGAAAGAATGTAACCGGGGTCGATCCCCAGGCATTGAAGATTCTCTGCAACTATCCCTGGCCGGGCAACATTCGCGAACTCGCCAATTTTGTAGAGCGGATGGTGGTCCTCAGTCGGTCGGGCACCCTCACCCCGCGCGACCTTCCGGCGAAAGTTCTCGGTGACACGCCACAGGAAAACTGGGCACCTCATGAAGAAGAGGTTCCGGGAGATTCCCCCGCGGAATTTTTACGGAACAATCGGCAGCAACCCTACTTTTCGGGTTTACCTGAAGAAGGCATCAGTCTGAAACAGGTGGTGGAGGAATTCGAAAAGGAATTGATCGTGGAAGCGTTGGACAGGACCGATTGGGTCAAGAACAAAGCCGCACAGGTTCTTGGACTGAACCGCACGACCCTGGTAGAGAAGCTCAAAAAAATGAAAATCACCCGTCCCGGTTAA